CCCTAAATAGATGAGTGCTACCCCAATGGATAGCATTACTATTCCTCCGGGGCTTCCTTTCGAGAGATTGATCATCCCGAAAACCGCCAGAACAATCCCCAATATCAAACCAACTAATCCCTTAAGCTTCATGTTGTCCTCCTTAGATTTGATTCTTACTCGTTTACCGCATATATTTGAACGATTTTTTTGACAAAATGGTTTTAACCTTTGGTTTTTGAAATAGACGGAGAAGTTGGGATTTCCCTATAATCGTGAGACTCATATTTACCGTATGTATCCCATGGCCCCCTTCTTTCAGGATCACCTTCTTTTTATTACCGCATTTCCAGTTCTTGAATATCTCTTCGCTTCCGCTATGGTCTATAATCTCGTCTTGTGCTCCGTAGATCAAAAGGAGCGGTTTTTTGATGAGTTTGGCATTTTCCGCTGATTTATCCATAATTTTTCTCGCGCCTGTGAGGTATCTCATACTGAACTTCTTGACGATAAGGGGATCTTTAGCTCGCGCTATAGCCTCTTTTCTATCTTCGGGATGCCTTATCTTCCTCGGGTCTCCTTTCATATCCACGGTAAGGGCGGATGGGCGGAAGATGTAGTTGAAGGCATAATAGATGTAGGTCCAGAAGGATGGTCCAGATCGCTTTGAATAGCGATAGGCAGGATTTATTAGGATGACGCCGGCGATCTCTCTCCCCAGGTCTGCTCCAAGCTGGATGGCTATAGCACCCCCCAGGCTGTGCCCGAACAAAAATAAAGGCTTTTTCGGGTGTTTTTCCTCAAGTTTTTTGACGAAGTCCCTGAAGTCTTTTAGGAGTAGATCAAAGTCCGAAATATCCCCTCTTTTGCCTTCGGAGTATCCCGTACCCCGGGGATGGAGGATATAGAGGGCGAAACCTTCTCCTGAGAGTAACTCACCCAA
This Acidobacteriota bacterium DNA region includes the following protein-coding sequences:
- a CDS encoding alpha/beta fold hydrolase, with amino-acid sequence MLFAWSFSQLMVKPPFSPKERDPHYFLSRDGLRLYYKEFVLKKEIRGIVMITPGIGGIREGDYNKLGELLSGEGFALYILHPRGTGYSEGKRGDISDFDLLLKDFRDFVKKLEEKHPKKPLFLFGHSLGGAIAIQLGADLGREIAGVILINPAYRYSKRSGPSFWTYIYYAFNYIFRPSALTVDMKGDPRKIRHPEDRKEAIARAKDPLIVKKFSMRYLTGARKIMDKSAENAKLIKKPLLLIYGAQDEIIDHSGSEEIFKNWKCGNKKKVILKEGGHGIHTVNMSLTIIGKSQLLRLFQKPKVKTILSKKSFKYMR